The nucleotide sequence GGCATTATAAACATCATGGTTTTCAGTGCCTTGGCCGCCTTTGCCGCAGAAATAATCACCCTCTCATTTTTCACCAGATCCTCAGGCAGCCTGAACAATAACGGAACCGGCAGCTCTAAGATTTCAGGTACATCAGAATCCAGGGTCATATCTTGATTGAATCTTAAAGGGGTAACTCTTCTGGACAGCTCAACACAGGTACTGATATACTCCCGTCCATGAATACCATCACGTGTCGGGCGCACGATCTCGGACATGTCCGTCCACATGGATTCAAATCCGGCTGCCACGAATGGGCCGCGATATCCGGCGCCTGAAACAGGGATTTTGCCTGTATGCGCCTGATACCAGTTGACGTAAATAATGTCCGCTCTCCAGTAGTCATCACCCAGTATGCGGTATTCCGGGTTGATAACCCGTGAAAAGATTCCCCGGGTACACTCCTGCACACATCTGAAACAGCTTTGGCATTCATACAGATATTCCGGCTCTTTCATGGAACTTATGTGAAAATAGTTATCTTTAAAAATTCCATAAACGCATTTTTTCTTGACACACTCTCGGCAACTGCCGGCACAGTCTTCGCGAAATTCAACGGTGGCATATTTCCCTATCGGCTCAAATCGCGGCGGGGTGATCTCTATGGGTATGTGATACTTCTCAGGCATTTAAACTCCAGATTCTTATGCTCTTATTCTTCAGCTTCAGGGCGCGGCATGAGGCCTGCGGCCTCTACAATCTCACCGACTTTCTCTTCCCATTCGATTGCCATAAGATGAATCCCATGCACACCTTTTATTTCACGCAGCTGGGAAATCGTCTCCAGGCATATTTTGATCCCTTCTTGGCCGGCGTTTTCTTTTGACACGGATGCCATCCGTTTGATAACCGATTCCGGCACATCCATGCCGGCGACCTTGTTGGCCATAAACCTGGCCATGGATTCAGATTTAAGCGGTGTGACACCGGCCAGGATGTGAACTTTCTCGGTCAACCCCTCCTCCCTCGCCAGCCGTATCCATTCTTTAAATCGATCCACATTATAAACACACTGGGTCTGGATAAAATCAACACCCGCGTCTATTTTTTTGGCCAGCCTGATTACTCGATATTCAAAAGGGTCGGCAAACGGATTTGCCGCGGCCCCGATAAACATGCGGGGTGGTATGTTTAGATCAAACCCGCTCATATCTTTTCCATCTTCGCGCATGTCTCTGACAGCACGGACAAGGTTCATCGAATCGATATCAAAAACATTCAACGCATCGGGCTGACTGCCAAAAGTCTGGTGATCCCCTGAAAGACAGAGAATATTTTTTATTCCCAAAGAAAAGGCTCCCATAATATCCGATTGCAAAGCAATCCTGTTCCGATCACGGGTGACCATTTGCATGACGGGTTCAATGCCCATATTTAAAAGGTGAACGCACGCCGCAATACTTGACATTCTGACAATCGCTGTTTGATTGTCGGTCACATTAACCGCATCGACACAGCCCTTTAGCAGCTCTGCTTTTCGCCGGACCACTTCCAAATCAGCTCCGCGAGGCGGCCCGCACTCAGCGGTCACCGCAAATTCCCCCTTTGACAAAACTTTCTGCAGATGACTCAATTTAATTTGATTCATATTACATGATCCTCTCTGACTAATTTTCTGGGCCCGCCCGCATGGCTGGTTCTCCAATTCTTGGGAGGAACATATTTCCTTAAGTTGTCAAGCTGCCCGAGAGCTCTTAATCGATCGATTATCTGTTGCCAGGCGCAATCAATATCAGGATTTACCTCGCATTTGCCATCTTTGGACCCTCCGCAGGGACCGTTTAACAGTTTTTTGGAACAGCGTGTCACCGGACAAATCCCGCCGAATATGGCCAGCTTGCAATCGCCACATCCAAGGCATTCCTCGGTAAAGGTACCCTGTTTTTCCAGAATTCCAATAAAAGTGGTGTTCACGCCCGGTAAAACAATCGTTTTGACAAAACGCCTTGCGATATCCTGTACGCCCGCACCGCAGGCCAGCGACAACACGGCATCGTTTCGGGCCACAGCCTCTGCGGCTTCCTGTATGAACTCATCTTCACACTGGCGCTCTATGGTCATTTCTTCAATTTTTATTTCTCTGCCGTCTTTTTTAAATGCCAGCCTCAAAGCCGAAGCAAGGACAGCCACTTCGTCTTCTCCGCCTGCAAAACAGGTTTTCACGCAGGTACCGCATCCCAGGATAAGTATTTTCTCATAGGGTGCGATGGATTCTTTTATTTCTGCAATCGGCTTTTGTTCGCCTACTATCATTATCACTATCCTTTCATGTAAAAATCATGCCGCCGGATTCGGGCCTAAACCTTTCAGTTTCCTCAATGTGTCTTTAATGATTTTAGCTGCTGCGCCTTTATCTTTCGGATTCAGGTTAAACATTGAAAGCCTTTCACCATTTAGCCCAATTTCATCCAACAGGCTCTTGGTCCGCTTAATTCTTTTTTTTGCCCGGATGTTTCCTTCAACAAACCGGCACTTTCCTTCAGGGCAAACCATCACAATGACGGCATCCGCTCCGGCTTCAAATGCCCGCAGTAGATAAACATCTTTGGTCATGCCGGAGCAAGGCATCTTAACGTATTTAATATCAACATGATCTATCTCATCAAAATGAGACAGCACTGATTCGCTGAAGCTGTTGATACAATGAAAAATGGTAATCTTTGGTTTAAATTCCATTTTTATCTATCATAGCACCTTTATCATACAAAAACAAAAAAAGCGTCTTCTTGTAATAGAAATATTGAAGACGCCTTTGTCTCTTTGCACCTGTTTTAGCTCGCACGCCATTGTGCGAAATCCTTATTATCTTGTTTAAAATCTTTTGTGCTTATATCTGAATTGTTCGTTTGTCAACCAAAAAATAATCAAAAAAATATAAAAATTCAACCCGATAAGTGATACTAATTTTGTTATCATTTTTTTAAATTTCGCTAAAATTTACCAAATAAAAATTAGTAGATACCGGATCATCCCCTCTGAGATTTTCCTTGATATCGAGTGGAGTGTATATTTTTAGGCTTATGACCGGCCATTAAGGCAACATTATTTTTTAAAATGCATGAGCCTGCGAGAATCACCATACGTAATCTTGACATGTGCTTGCCGTTCCTGTAATTTTATGGTTATCTCTGAACCATTTATGGAAATGCTTCACCATAAAAAAGGAATGGATGGTTTCAAAAACACTTAATATTAGCTCCGGTGTCATCCAGCTTGACCGCCTTCTCGGAGGTCTTTATATCGGAGATAACGTGATCTGGTATGACGATGCCGGAAGTCTCGCTACTGTTTTTTGTCTGAACTTCATGCAGGCCTCACAACTTCTGAAAAAACCACTTATTTATGTAAGTTTCGATCGTTCACCAAAAAACCTTATGGAAAAACTGGGAGTACTGGCTGATAATCGTCTGCTAACCATTCTGGACTGTTTTACTTATGGTAAAGGTTCCGGTTCTGAAATTTTTCTAAAATTTTATGAAAAGAGGAAATCTCCATATCCTTGCAGTGTTGTACCGGTTGAAGAACCTCGCAATGTTCATCATGTAATGGATGCCTTTTACGGCGCCCATGAAAACATGAAAGGTGATGTCCGCTTTATTTTCGAAAGCCTCACTGGAATGCAGGAGTTATGGGGCGGTGAAGACCACATCATCAATTTTTATTCCCACTCATGCCCCAGGCTGTACGAGTTAAACACTATTGCTTACTGGATTATTGAAAAACAGGCACACTCACAACGTCTCAGAGCGCATATTAATCAGATTGCCCAGGTTGCTATCGATCTCTCTGTCAAGAGGGGTAAAAACGCCTTAAAAATCCTTAAAGCGGAAAAACGGAATCTTGATACACATAATAAGGCATATTACTACTGGAGCAAAGATTTAAATATTGCCTTTGATTTTGAAACGCACGTTAAAAGCCGTGTAGATCTGGGAAGCCGTTTGAAAGAAATTCGCACCAGACAGGGTTTGTCCCAGACAGAACTGGCAAAACTGGTGGGTGTAACCCCCAGTAATATCTCCCAGGTTGAAAGTAACCTGATCTACCCATCTTTACCCGCACTTTTTAAAATGGCTGAGGTGCTTTCGGTTGAATTGAACTCCTTTTTTTCAAAATCAACAGGCTTGAAAAAGCCTGTGGTTTTTCCTGCCGCTGATGCGGCTGATGTAAAATTTCCTGACCTGCAGAAAAGCAATATTGCCGGAAAACTATTTACCCCCGGAAACTTTGAGCACAAAGCCGAACCTTATATTTTAGAAATCCCACCTGACCAGACACTTCTTTCTCATTTTTTTACACACAGAGGGGAAGAAGTCGGATATCTGTTGTCAGGAGTATTAGAACTCAAACTTGGAAAAACAGTTCATACCTTAAATACCGGGGATTTGGTGTATCTGACCAGCGAGACGCCTTCCCAGTGGAAAAACCCCGGAACGGACCCTGCCCGGTTGCTTTGGATCAAAGTCAAATAAAGCCAATCACTCCTTTTTAACCGTCATCATGGAGGGGTAAAACCGGCGAAGTCTATTAAAAACTTCGCCGTAAAAATAGTTCATACAGATATCGATAGATAGTTGATTGGCTCATAAATATAATCAGGCCGACTGTGTTTTGCTTTAAGCGTCAATGATTTCCAGTGCTTCTTCCCTGTATGCATCCATGATGTACGGGATACCTGTAATATTGGATGCTTCCTCGGTTAATGAGGCTAAATCTTTTCTGGTAATCAAATGGGGGCGCCACTTTCTGGCTCCGGCCATAAGCTGTTGAAGTCCCACTCGTATCTTCTCAGCTGAACTGTATATTCCGATTGCACCTAGAGGGATATTGTTGATCTCTTTTCCGTATATGTTTTTCAATTTTTCATAGCTTACAAAGATCTCTTCTTTTTTTGAACCATATTTTGATACCGTGGGTGGAAGTCCCCCATCCTCCCCTTTAAGCCATCTCCCGATGTTTTTGCCTACCATACCAGGAATCATTATGGCTCGTCCCATACACACCGCTTTACAATAGGGAGCCCCCAGCGCAAGAGCTTTAAAAATATGGTCTTCAGAGGAAAAACCGCCGGCAAAGGCGATATCCGGTACCCATGCCCCTTTTTTAGCAAGCCTTAGACACAGGTCATAGGCCATAGAATGAAGATAGATGGAAGGAATTCCCCACTCAGACATCATGCGCCATGGACTCATGCCGGTACCCCCCGGAGCACCGTCAATGGTCACCAGGCTGATTTTGGCATCCGAAGACCAGCGGATAGCCATGGCCAGTTCCCGCATCGGATAGGCACCTGTCTTAAGTGTGATACGTTTGGCACCCAGTTTGCGGACTCGATCAACCTCTGTCATAAATTCTTCCTGATCCAGAAATCCCACGCGGGAGTGTCTTTCAAATCTTCTAATCGCACCATCTTTAAACGCTTTCTGGTTTGATTTGCTTGAAGGATCGGGAGTGACAAGATAGCCTCTTTTTTGCAATTCCTGTGCTCTCTCAACAGAATCAACTTTTATCTCACCGCCTATACATTTTGCACCCTGACCCCATTTAAGCTCAATGGTTTCAACTCCCAGCTTGTCAATAACGTACTCTGCCACGCCAAGTCTGGTGTCCTCTACGTTCATCTGTACCATTATATCGCCGTATCCTTCATGATAACGGCGATATTTTTCAACCCTTCGTCGCATATCTGGTGCCTCTTTAACCTTGCCGTTTTTATCAAGCTCCAGTTTAGGATCGATACCGCAAACGTTTTCCCCGCAAACAAGACTGATTCCTGTTATTGCAGCACCAACGGCAAAGTGTTCCCAGTTTGCCCGAGCGATCTCAGT is from Thermodesulfobacteriota bacterium and encodes:
- a CDS encoding methylenetetrahydrofolate reductase, with protein sequence MNQIKLSHLQKVLSKGEFAVTAECGPPRGADLEVVRRKAELLKGCVDAVNVTDNQTAIVRMSSIAACVHLLNMGIEPVMQMVTRDRNRIALQSDIMGAFSLGIKNILCLSGDHQTFGSQPDALNVFDIDSMNLVRAVRDMREDGKDMSGFDLNIPPRMFIGAAANPFADPFEYRVIRLAKKIDAGVDFIQTQCVYNVDRFKEWIRLAREEGLTEKVHILAGVTPLKSESMARFMANKVAGMDVPESVIKRMASVSKENAGQEGIKICLETISQLREIKGVHGIHLMAIEWEEKVGEIVEAAGLMPRPEAEE
- a CDS encoding methylenetetrahydrofolate reductase C-terminal domain-containing protein — protein: MIVGEQKPIAEIKESIAPYEKILILGCGTCVKTCFAGGEDEVAVLASALRLAFKKDGREIKIEEMTIERQCEDEFIQEAAEAVARNDAVLSLACGAGVQDIARRFVKTIVLPGVNTTFIGILEKQGTFTEECLGCGDCKLAIFGGICPVTRCSKKLLNGPCGGSKDGKCEVNPDIDCAWQQIIDRLRALGQLDNLRKYVPPKNWRTSHAGGPRKLVREDHVI
- a CDS encoding hydrogenase iron-sulfur subunit — protein: MEFKPKITIFHCINSFSESVLSHFDEIDHVDIKYVKMPCSGMTKDVYLLRAFEAGADAVIVMVCPEGKCRFVEGNIRAKKRIKRTKSLLDEIGLNGERLSMFNLNPKDKGAAAKIIKDTLRKLKGLGPNPAA
- a CDS encoding helix-turn-helix domain-containing protein is translated as MVSKTLNISSGVIQLDRLLGGLYIGDNVIWYDDAGSLATVFCLNFMQASQLLKKPLIYVSFDRSPKNLMEKLGVLADNRLLTILDCFTYGKGSGSEIFLKFYEKRKSPYPCSVVPVEEPRNVHHVMDAFYGAHENMKGDVRFIFESLTGMQELWGGEDHIINFYSHSCPRLYELNTIAYWIIEKQAHSQRLRAHINQIAQVAIDLSVKRGKNALKILKAEKRNLDTHNKAYYYWSKDLNIAFDFETHVKSRVDLGSRLKEIRTRQGLSQTELAKLVGVTPSNISQVESNLIYPSLPALFKMAEVLSVELNSFFSKSTGLKKPVVFPAADAADVKFPDLQKSNIAGKLFTPGNFEHKAEPYILEIPPDQTLLSHFFTHRGEEVGYLLSGVLELKLGKTVHTLNTGDLVYLTSETPSQWKNPGTDPARLLWIKVK
- a CDS encoding FMN-binding glutamate synthase family protein, which translates into the protein MNLHRPNANEALQTKNRSRSVAPQSGICSRCVDGCRGNCDLFKSTFRGRELLYPSPFGEVTAGTDKDYPVDYSHLNIMGYAIGAEGIEAHPDHAIFPEVTTEAWYGATEKVKMKIPMFTGALGSTEIARANWEHFAVGAAITGISLVCGENVCGIDPKLELDKNGKVKEAPDMRRRVEKYRRYHEGYGDIMVQMNVEDTRLGVAEYVIDKLGVETIELKWGQGAKCIGGEIKVDSVERAQELQKRGYLVTPDPSSKSNQKAFKDGAIRRFERHSRVGFLDQEEFMTEVDRVRKLGAKRITLKTGAYPMRELAMAIRWSSDAKISLVTIDGAPGGTGMSPWRMMSEWGIPSIYLHSMAYDLCLRLAKKGAWVPDIAFAGGFSSEDHIFKALALGAPYCKAVCMGRAIMIPGMVGKNIGRWLKGEDGGLPPTVSKYGSKKEEIFVSYEKLKNIYGKEINNIPLGAIGIYSSAEKIRVGLQQLMAGARKWRPHLITRKDLASLTEEASNITGIPYIMDAYREEALEIIDA